GGCTGCGACGATCCCAAGGCCGGCGCCGTGCGCACGCTGTATCAGCTTTTGGACGATCGCCGCCTCAACCACCGGGTCGAGGTGGTGCCGGGCGTGCTGGCCGTCGAAGGAGCGACCCTGCTGCGGGACTTCTTCGGCCGCCTCCGTCGGTAGATCCCCGCCTCACGAGCTGCCGGCGGGCGACAGCACGAAAGGGTAGCTGACGATGGTCAGTCCGCCGTCCGCCTGTTGCGGGAACGCCCAGCGGCGCACCGCCTGGCTCATGCCCCTGGTTAATTCTGGACGGCGGCCAATGCTTGAATCTTCTGCTCCAGCTTTTCGATCACCGGGACCTCGTAGGCCTGGTTGTAAAGAACGTTGGCCTCCAGGATGCCGGTCGGGCTGGTCACATTGATCTCGGTCAGCCAGCCGCCGATGACGTCCAGTCCGACGAAGAAATGCCCTTGCTGGCGCAGCCGTGGGCCCAGCGCCTTGACGATGGCGTGGTCGCGATCCTCAAGCGTGGTGGCCATCGGCCGCGCGCCCACGTGCAGGTTGCCGCGGGCGTCGTCGGGTGCCGGCACGCGCAGCACCGCGCACAGCGGTTCACCATCCACCAGCAAGATGCGCTTGTCGCCCGAGCGCACCTCGGGCAAATATTTCTGCGCCATGGTCCAGCGGCGCCCCAGGTTGGTGGCCTGTTCCAGGATGGCGCCGGTGTTGGGATCGCCGCGCCGCACGTGAAAGACGCCGAAGCCACCGGAGGCATCCAGGGGCTTGACCACCATCTCGCCGCCTTGCTCGGCCAGAAATGATCGCAGCCGACCGGCCTCGCGGGTGACGATCGTCGGCGGCGTCAGATCGGGGTAGTCGAGAATGGCCAGCTTCTCGTTGCACTCGCGCAGGCCGCGTGGGTCGTTGATGATCAACGTCTGGCCGCGCGCCCGTTCCAGCAGCAGCGTGGCGAAGTAGTAGTCGAGATCGATCGGCGGATCCTTGCGCATGAACACCGCCTGACAGCTGCGCAGGGGAACCGTGCTTTGCGGGCCCAGCAAATAATGATCACCGGTCACCCGGCGGACCGTCACCGGCCAGGCGCGGGCCACCGCATCGGCGTGTTCCAGGGAAAGGTGGCGCGGCTCGCAGAACCAGATTTCGTGCCCGCGGGCCTGCGAAGCCAGCATCATGGCGAACGTCGAATCGCCGGCGATCTGCAGCCGCGCCAGCGGATCCATCACAAATAGCAGTTTCATGGTCTGCCTATTCTGACGGCGATCCGGGCCCGGTGCCCGTGCCGCCCTCGGGAGGGGTGTCGGTGCGCTCGCGGTCGCTGGGCGGCGCCGGCGCTGCTTCCTTGAGCGGCAGCAGGTGTTCCAGGCCGTGCTTGCGCAGGCGGTAGTACAGCGTCGATCGGTTGATCCCCAGCGTGCGCGCCGCCAGGGCGATGTTGCCTTGCGCTTGTTCGATGGTGGCGATGATCTCCGCGCGTTCCTGTTCGTGCAGGCGTTCGTGCAGCGGGCGCCCGGCATCGCGCGGGGCCGGCGTGCCCACCCGCGGGGGCGCTCCGCCCGGCAGGGTGGAAAATGCGCCGGGCGACGGCGGCGGGGCCGGGCGGCGGCTGAATTCCAGATCGACAGCGGTCAGCTCGGTTCCGCGGGCCAGGATCATCGCGCGCTCGATGACGTTCTCCAGCTCGCGCACGTTGCCAGGCCAGCCGTAGGCGACCAGCGACGCCAGCGCCCCGGCGTCCAGGCCCCGCACCTTCTTGCCGATTGCCTGGGCGTACTTCTGGATGAAGTGCTCGCACAAAAGCGAGATGTCGGTGGGGCGCTCGCGCAACGACGGCAGGGTGATGGGAAAGACGTTCAGGCGGTAATAAAGATCCTCGCGAAATTCGCCGGCGTTGATCTGTTGTTCCAGATCGCGGTGAGTGGCCGAGATGACCCGCACGTCGACCTTCACGGTGTCCGTGCCGCCGACGCGTTCGAACTCGCGTTCTTGCAGGACGCGCAGCAATTTCACCTGCACGTCGGCGGACAGATCGCCCACCTCGTCAAGGAACAATGTGCCGCCGTCGGCCAGCTCGAACCGGCCCAGGCGGCGGGCCACGGCGCCGGTGAAAGCGCCTTTCTCGTGGCCGAACAGCTCCGACTCCAGCACGCCGGGCGCCAGGGCCGCGCAGTTGACCTTGACGAACGGCCGCGATTCGCGCGCGCTGTTGATGTGGATGGCGCGCGCCACCATCTCCTTGCCGGTGCCGGTCTCGCCGCGCAGCAGGACCGTCGACGACGTCTGCGCCACCTGCTCCACCCGATTCAGCACGTCGCGCAAGCGCGGCGATTCGCCCACGATGGCGCCAAAGTTGAATTCGCTGTGGGCGTCCGCCGACAGGATGCCGGCGTACTGCTGCAGCTGTTCGCTGAGGCGACGGTTCTCGCGCAGCAGGGCGAAACGTTCGATGGCGTGGAGAAGGACGCCGCGCAGCTCCTTGGCGTCCCACGGCTTGGTGACGTAACGATAGATGCGGCCCATGTTGATGGATTCGATCAGCACGTCCACGTCGGTATAGGCGGTCATGATGATCCCGACGGCGTCGGGGCGGACCTCGCGGGCGGCGCGCAGCAGATCGAGGCCGGTCATGCGGGGCATGCGCTGGTCGGTGACGATCACCGCCACGTCGTGCTGTTTGGCCAGGGCCAGCGCTTCGTCGCCGCTGGTGGCCGGCAGCAGGGTCAGGCTTTTGCCAAAGTTAAAGCGGATGGCGTCCAGATTGTCCGGCTCGTCGTCGACGACCAGCACCGGATATTTCGCCAGCGAAAGGCCCTGCTGCACCATGGCCCACGACCGTAGCACAGGCCCGGCGGCGACAGCGCTGGTCGTGTTTTCGTCGAAGAAATCCCCGTTTTTTGCGCTGGACGGCCCGACCCTGATACGATCCCGCTCCTGTTGTTGATGACCATAAGCAAGCCCATGGACGCCCCGTCGCGCGACCGGCCGTCCGGGGAGACCGAACCAGCCACGGCGTCCCGATCGGCGCCATTGCCCACGCGCAAGCCGATGGCGCGGGCCACCCGCATCACCTTGTTTGAACGCGAGGTGCGCGAACGGCTGTCCCGGGCGGCGCTGGATCTTCTGTTCGCCCGCGCCGAGGTGATCTCCGAAGGCCAGCGCGTCCAGCGCGGCGGCAAGGAGTCTTATTTCGGGTCGACCATGCTGACCATCGATCTGCCGGCGCTGGCGGTGGTGCTGCGCGATCCGCCCGACGCCGGCACGGCGCGCCGCCTGGCCACGCTGATGGCCGAGGACGCCCAGGTGGAAAAACGCGTGCAGGCGCTGGCCACGCGCGAAGCGACCCGGGTGGCGGGTATGACCTTGCAGGCGGTGAGCGCGCACAGCACCATCCGCGCCCAAGGCGCCCGCGTGTTCATCGACGTCGACGTGGAAGGCAGCTTCTGACCGTGGAAGCCGCGACCTACACCTTCGCCGGGGTGGCCAAGATCCTCGACGTCAGCGAGAGCAAGCTGCGTTACTGGGCCCAGGTGGGTTTCGTCGGCCCGTCGGTGCGCCAGGGCGGCAAGCAGCTTTTCACGTTTCAAGATCTGGTCAGCGTGAAGGCGGCCAAAGAGCTGGTCGACCGCGGGTTCACCACCGCCCAGATTCGCAAGGCGCTGGCCGCGGTGACGGCGACGCTGCCGGGCGTCGACCGCCCGCTGGATCGCATTCGGGTGGCCTTCGACGGCGAATCCCTGGCGGTGGTGGTCGACGGCGATGCCTTCGAGGTCAGCGGCCAGAGGATGTTCGGCTTTGGCCTGGGCGAGTTGGCCAAGCAGGTGGGCGAGTCCAAATCGGCGGTGGCGCGCGCGGATCGGGCCACGGCCGGGGCTGGAAATAAAGGCAAATCCGAAAGTGTCGCCGGCGCGCAAAGCAGCTATGACTGGTTCGTCGAAGGCATGCGCCACGAGACCGAGCCGGACGGCGACGAGGCGGCGGTGGCCTGCTATCGCAAGGCGCTGGCCCTGGATCCGGGCCTGGCCGCCGCGCACACCAACCTGGGCAACATCGCGTACGCCAAAGGTCAGTCGGCCAGCGCGCGCACGGCGTTCGAGGCGGCGCTGGCTCTGGATCCGGATCAACCAGAGGCGCGCTTTAACCTGGCCAACCTGATTCTTGAGGCGGGCGATCTCGAGCTGGCGGTGGCCGAATTTCGCCGCGTCTTACAGGTCGCTCCCGATTTCGCCGACGCGCACTACAACCTGGCCGTGGCCCTGGAACGCCTGGGCGGCCGGTCGCAGGCGCGTGCCCACCTGGAGCGGTACCTGGGCCTCGAATCAGCGACCGCTCCCTGGGCGGCCCAGGCTCGCACGTTGATCGAACGGTTGGCCGCCGACGTCGCCTAGCCGCGCTGCGCGCTAGCTTCGATCAACGGCGAAGGTGATCTCACCATCGGGATCGACGTGTACCGTCACGGTCCATGGGCGGCAGCACACTGCGCAATCTTGGACGAAGACCTGATCACCCACCTCGGCGGGATCGAAGTCGGCGGCCACCTCGCCGGGTTCGCCGCAGTACGGGCATTGGGCCTCTTGGTCCATAATAATTTTGTCTCTGCCGTATGATAGTCGACCTCTCGATGGCGCGCTGGTTTGTCTATGTGGTTCGCTGCCGCGACGGTTCGCTGTACACCGGCATCAGCACCGACGTGGGCGATCGCGTGGCCGCGCACAACGCCGGCAAGGGTGCGCGCTACACCCGTGCGCGGCTGCCGGTACACATCGTTCATGTCGAGGGCAAACGCTCGCGCTCGACGGCGCTCAAGCGCGAGGCGGCCATCAAGGCGCTGTCGCGCAGCGAAAAACTGGCCCTGGTGGCGGTGGTTTGAACATGCAGGCGGCCTGGCAGTCGGCAGCGATCGGTTGGTTGGCCCTGGCGACAGCGACGGCCAGCGCCAGCGACGGTCGTCCGTCCGCGCGCCCGGACCGGGTGTTGATCCCGGCCGGATCGTTCATTGCCGGCAGCATCCACGGCGACGAGGACGAACGGCCGGTGCGCCGCAAGACCCTGCCGGCCTTCGCCATCGATCGCACCGAGGTCACGCGAGCCGCCTACGCCCGCTGCGTGGCCGCGCGGCGCTGCAAACCGGCCAGCGTCTCTATTGAAGCGATCACCACCGACGACGCCCGGTTGCCGGCGACCGGGGTTTCCTGGCGCGACGCCCAGGCGTACTGCGGGTTCGCCGGCGGACGGCTACCGACCGAAGCGGAGTGGGAAAAAGCGGCCCGCGGCCACGACGGACGCGATTATCCGTGGGGCGACGGCGCGGCCTGCGACAAGGCCAACTGGGGCAACTTCGACGGCGAAGGCCCGTGCGCAGACGTCAACCCTGGTCATCCAGTCGCCGTGGGCCAGTACCCGACCGGCGCCAGCCCTTATGGCGTGCTGGATCTGGCTGGCAACGTCTGGGAGTGGGTGGCGGACAAGTATGACCAGGATCCTTCCCGCCGGGTGGTGCGCGGGGGATCGTGCTGCAGCTTCTTCGTCGGGCCGCGCGCCGCCAATCGCAACGCCTGGGATCCTAACCACCGCGATGGCGATCTCGGCTTTCGTTGCGCGGGGAGGGGCCGATGACGCAGCGACGGACAGGGGCGGCAATTTTCGCGCTGGCGGTGACGTCGGCTTTGCCGCTGGCGTCCGCCGCGGTCAGCGCAGCGACGGCGCTGCCCCCGCAAAAGCTGACCAAGATGGTGGTCGGCCCGGAAGCCGGTCATCGCGGCGCCGAGGAAACCCCGGTGCCGCCGCAAGGCGATCAGAACCGCGAGCGCATCATGCGCATGCAGGAAGCGTTGCGCGACATCGTGCGCGGCGGAACCTTGCGCCGCCTGCGCGTCGGGATGCGGGTGATGGACGCCGGCAGCGGACGGTTGTTTTTCGAAAAGCGCGGCGACGCGCTGATGGACCCGGCGTCGAACCAGAAGGTGCTGGCCACCACCACCGCGCTTTTGCGCCTGGGTTCGGACTGGCGTTTCGGGACCGAGATCGCCGGGGCGGCGCCCGACGAAAACGGCGTCATCGCCGGCGACATCTACCTGCGTGGCAGCGGCGATCCAACGGTGCGCGCGGCCGATCTGGCGGAGATGGCGTCGTCGCTGGCAGACCGGGGCGTGCGGCGGGTGCTGGGCGCAGTGGTGGCCGATCCACGCCGCATCGGCGCCGACGAAGTCGCGCCGGCCGAGCCAGGCCCGACCGCCTCCGAGACGTCGCCGGCGCCGTCCGACGCGCCCGCCGGCGATTCCCTGCAGGCAGCGGTGTCGCCGCGCGCGCCGCTGCTGGTGAACCACGGTTTGATGATGGTGTACGTGCGGCCGGGCGGGCACGACGGCGCACCGGTCGTCGTCGCCACCAACCCGTCGGACGATTCGTTCGTCCTGCGCAACAGCGCGCGCACCAAGGACGGCGGGGGCCGCCCGCGCGTCACCGTGCGCGTGGCGCTGGCCGCCGACGGAAAGATGCTGGTCGAGGTGGCCGGTCGCTTGCCCAGCCACCATCCGGGATTGGCGTTTCGTCGGCGCGTGCCGCACCAGGCGCTGTACGCGGCGGTGCTGATGCGGGCGGCCCTGGCGTCGGCGGGGATCACCACCCGCGATCGGCCCCGGGTGGCGTTGACGCCGGCGGCGGTGCCGCTGCTGGAACGACACGAATCCGCGCCGCTGGCCGTGCTGTTACGTCGGATCAACAAAGATTCGGACAACGATCATTCCGAACGCCTGCTGGAAGCGGCCGGCGCGGAGGTCTACGGCGGCGCCGCCACCGCGGACAAAGGCGTGCACCTGCTGCGCGAGGTGATCGGCGAGCTGGGCCTGCCGCCGCAAAGTTATGTCCCGCGTAATGGTTCCGGTCTGGGCCACGCCAACCGCATCACGGCGACGGCGATGACCACGCTTTTGCGTGCGCTGTATTTGGACCCGCGCATCGGGCCGGAGATCTTGCAGTCACT
The Polyangia bacterium genome window above contains:
- the dacB gene encoding D-alanyl-D-alanine carboxypeptidase/D-alanyl-D-alanine-endopeptidase; translated protein: MTQRRTGAAIFALAVTSALPLASAAVSAATALPPQKLTKMVVGPEAGHRGAEETPVPPQGDQNRERIMRMQEALRDIVRGGTLRRLRVGMRVMDAGSGRLFFEKRGDALMDPASNQKVLATTTALLRLGSDWRFGTEIAGAAPDENGVIAGDIYLRGSGDPTVRAADLAEMASSLADRGVRRVLGAVVADPRRIGADEVAPAEPGPTASETSPAPSDAPAGDSLQAAVSPRAPLLVNHGLMMVYVRPGGHDGAPVVVATNPSDDSFVLRNSARTKDGGGRPRVTVRVALAADGKMLVEVAGRLPSHHPGLAFRRRVPHQALYAAVLMRAALASAGITTRDRPRVALTPAAVPLLERHESAPLAVLLRRINKDSDNDHSERLLEAAGAEVYGGAATADKGVHLLREVIGELGLPPQSYVPRNGSGLGHANRITATAMTTLLRALYLDPRIGPEILQSLSVGGVDGTTRNRFRNTLAAHRVRAKTGTLNGKSCLSGLVGDGSDVVVFSILVEGLRGRALPAVRGAQVGAVNAMMRYVRERGGQRIDLPPGYDQPQPTPDFELGEEISESEGEATQPTEPTAGNPVDAELRKEREDKAKAAAAGPGTSAATAPPPMTPPPLPSPTRTLPPAPAPVRKASPPPPPDSDPTPSP
- a CDS encoding GIY-YIG nuclease family protein, whose amino-acid sequence is MARWFVYVVRCRDGSLYTGISTDVGDRVAAHNAGKGARYTRARLPVHIVHVEGKRSRSTALKREAAIKALSRSEKLALVAVV
- the gshB gene encoding glutathione synthase, which encodes MKLLFVMDPLARLQIAGDSTFAMMLASQARGHEIWFCEPRHLSLEHADAVARAWPVTVRRVTGDHYLLGPQSTVPLRSCQAVFMRKDPPIDLDYYFATLLLERARGQTLIINDPRGLRECNEKLAILDYPDLTPPTIVTREAGRLRSFLAEQGGEMVVKPLDASGGFGVFHVRRGDPNTGAILEQATNLGRRWTMAQKYLPEVRSGDKRILLVDGEPLCAVLRVPAPDDARGNLHVGARPMATTLEDRDHAIVKALGPRLRQQGHFFVGLDVIGGWLTEINVTSPTGILEANVLYNQAYEVPVIEKLEQKIQALAAVQN
- a CDS encoding sigma-54 dependent transcriptional regulator, translating into MVQQGLSLAKYPVLVVDDEPDNLDAIRFNFGKSLTLLPATSGDEALALAKQHDVAVIVTDQRMPRMTGLDLLRAAREVRPDAVGIIMTAYTDVDVLIESINMGRIYRYVTKPWDAKELRGVLLHAIERFALLRENRRLSEQLQQYAGILSADAHSEFNFGAIVGESPRLRDVLNRVEQVAQTSSTVLLRGETGTGKEMVARAIHINSARESRPFVKVNCAALAPGVLESELFGHEKGAFTGAVARRLGRFELADGGTLFLDEVGDLSADVQVKLLRVLQEREFERVGGTDTVKVDVRVISATHRDLEQQINAGEFREDLYYRLNVFPITLPSLRERPTDISLLCEHFIQKYAQAIGKKVRGLDAGALASLVAYGWPGNVRELENVIERAMILARGTELTAVDLEFSRRPAPPPSPGAFSTLPGGAPPRVGTPAPRDAGRPLHERLHEQERAEIIATIEQAQGNIALAARTLGINRSTLYYRLRKHGLEHLLPLKEAAPAPPSDRERTDTPPEGGTGTGPGSPSE
- a CDS encoding tetratricopeptide repeat protein, whose translation is MEAATYTFAGVAKILDVSESKLRYWAQVGFVGPSVRQGGKQLFTFQDLVSVKAAKELVDRGFTTAQIRKALAAVTATLPGVDRPLDRIRVAFDGESLAVVVDGDAFEVSGQRMFGFGLGELAKQVGESKSAVARADRATAGAGNKGKSESVAGAQSSYDWFVEGMRHETEPDGDEAAVACYRKALALDPGLAAAHTNLGNIAYAKGQSASARTAFEAALALDPDQPEARFNLANLILEAGDLELAVAEFRRVLQVAPDFADAHYNLAVALERLGGRSQARAHLERYLGLESATAPWAAQARTLIERLAADVA
- a CDS encoding CPXCG motif-containing cysteine-rich protein, yielding MDQEAQCPYCGEPGEVAADFDPAEVGDQVFVQDCAVCCRPWTVTVHVDPDGEITFAVDRS
- a CDS encoding SUMF1/EgtB/PvdO family nonheme iron enzyme yields the protein MQAAWQSAAIGWLALATATASASDGRPSARPDRVLIPAGSFIAGSIHGDEDERPVRRKTLPAFAIDRTEVTRAAYARCVAARRCKPASVSIEAITTDDARLPATGVSWRDAQAYCGFAGGRLPTEAEWEKAARGHDGRDYPWGDGAACDKANWGNFDGEGPCADVNPGHPVAVGQYPTGASPYGVLDLAGNVWEWVADKYDQDPSRRVVRGGSCCSFFVGPRAANRNAWDPNHRDGDLGFRCAGRGR